The Silene latifolia isolate original U9 population chromosome X, ASM4854445v1, whole genome shotgun sequence genome contains the following window.
TGGCTTCATACCTTAATGATGTTATCTTAAGTTCAGAAAAAAACAATATGTTTTCAAACTTCCTGACATGGTTAAATCGCACTTCTGATTTCTTAAAGGTGTGACGGTCATTTCTTGATGCTTGTTTGTCTTGTGTTTTCACAGTGCTTCCTTTTGGCTTTTATTACTTTTGTTACTTTTGTTAAGTATTACCATTCCAATTATTATACCAAATGAACATATATATAGTGTCTTCTTAAAGGCGTGACAGTCATTTCTTAGATATTAGCCCTTGGCTTCATACCTTAATGAATTGATTATGAGTTTATGACTGTGGTATTGTCTTGTGTTTTCACAGTGCTTCCACGTCTTCCAATCAAATGTACTCGATGCTTGTTTGTTGACGCATTACTCCTGTTTTCCATGTAGCCTACTTCTTCATGAGAACAAGGAAGAAAGATGGAGGCATTGAAGAAGGACATACTAACGCCTCTCCTGGTTCTGATATGGCAACTTCAGTTACACCTCCAAATTCAATTTCCGTCACCGAGGACATGCCTGTGGGCCCTGTGGCGCAGCATGCCAGGGTGTTAAAGCCAATTCCTGAGCAGCAACAACGAGAACTGTTCAAATGGATGTTGGAAGAGAAGAGGAAGATCAAAACAAATGACCCAGTAGAAAAGAAGCGGATTGATGAAGAAAAGGCGATTCTCAAGCAATTCATCCGAGCCAAGTCCATCCCGAGTTTTTAGGATTCTGGAAGAACTACGTCTTATCTATTTCCGGATATTGATTTACCTCTCTCGTCTCTTAAGACATGTACATTATGTTTGCAAGTGTTCCAACGTAAAATCTTTGTTCTTAGTCATGAATATATCTAGCTTAcctagttagttgcatatatgaGTCGAGCTCTCTCGCCAGTATTTGTAACCTACTGGAAATAGTGAAGTCGGCTAGCTTTTCACAAGTACCTAGTGTTTGTACGCACATTCCAATTATCTGAAGGATAAGGCCATTTGCAGTTTTGATGAAAGCACCACTGTTGTGTGGTTCGCTTGTTTTTTTGCAGTCATATGTTTTCTTTATATTTAAAGAAATGCTGTTAGTATGTGTTCTATCGTTTTCTGATAATGGCAATTTGACTTCTCCGTTATATACTTATATCAAATACTTTGTGTTGTATTTTTTTCTGTAGATGGAGGGAGCGCATTATTTGCAGCTAACAAGATGTCGAGAATAAAATGCTATGAGTAGGTATTTTTCtatatgcttttttttttcttttttcttttttcgttttttttttttttttttttaaactaggAGTGAGCAGGAAACTGGGGAGAATCATGTGAGACCATTCTTTTTAATGAGAAAAATCTTATATAAGGCTGTGAAGGTTCTGTTTAGATTGTTAGTAGACAAACTCCAGATGTATCATCTGTATAACCGATTGTGTGTCGTGAAGATTATATTTTGTGATGGTTATATTCATATTCTGAGTCCGGAGTTTACTGGAATTCGGTAAATCCATTCACCTGTTAATCACCTAATATGCAGCACAAGTGTGAAATTCTTAATTCTCATTGCTGTAAAACATTGCCTGTGGAGACCTGTTTTCATATGCTGTTTTAACCTCATTCGTCAtttccctttcccttgtcatgttctATGATCCTTGTGCCTTATCTATGTTTGCCTTTATGATATGTGCGAACAACCTGTTTCAAGTTTAAATGGAAATATTCTTGTAAAAAAATAGTACTCCTTATAGTTTAGAAAGAAAAGAATACGACACTTCATTTTTTAAGTCTCTTCGGAGTTCCCTTCTTTATTTGTTAAGATCAAGGCTGAGCCATGGTATGCAATCGCGGTTTAAATCATGATCTTAGTATTGACGGAGGTGGCGTAATCTTGGTCGTCGTGGCTAAGTCACATGTGTCTAGTTTTGTTCAATGGATGTTTGATTGTAATAAATCAACCATATCATTTGAGTACCTATGTCATTCTGAAAGGCGTAGATAGCATTACATTTGGACTTGTTTCTTCTGGAATGCATTATCTCAGTATTTTGCCAACTATGATTTTACTTTGCCATCCATACTCCAGAATTACATGTTAGAGACTCCTTATACACAATCTGTGCAATCTGCAAACATAATTTTTGTCCAAATTGTGTGGAACAACTTATTCATATTTACTGTTTTAATGAAATCTGTCAATCTGTCATTGTGTCCAATTGTATATTTAACTTAGTAAACAAACATGATAAGAAGAACTTGTGCATTATATATTTCCGACGTTATGTTGTGAAGATAGGTGGTAAAAACTTTGATCTTTTCCCCTTAATTAGAGCTTGTGTGTCCGGAAAGTTACTGCAGCCTGCTAGATCCTCTAAGCATCCATCGTCTCCCACAGTCACAGGATAAGATACCAGATGAGCGTCGTTCATGTCTACAATCTCGTCTCCACTGTATATCTTCCACATCTGCTCCCCTATAGAGCGTATGCTGGCCACACATTCTAGGCTATGCGGTTCCTCAAACTCTTTCTCTGCTCTTCCTGTGTGCTCGTACCACAGAGACATCCGATAAGCATAAATTCCTCCATTCTTCTGTCCGCTCTCATCACTTGTTTTATTTTGATAGCAGCCTATCGCAATCTCTGTGTCTCTTGCTCCGTCCATTGATCTCTGGTTTATGTTTGCGGAGCCTGTTAGGATGTATTTGTCATCCACTGTCACGTAAATAGTGGCACACCAACCAATGAAATGTTAGTATGCTCTAGCAATGGTGTGTTTAGTTAGATTGTAAAACCGAGTAGTGATGAGTATCATACCTATCATTATCTTGGAGTGGACATACACCATGAACCTTCTATTTTTTTGGGCACTCCAGTATAATGTCGAGGGATGAGGAGAAAATGGGGGAAGAAACTCTCCTGGTCCCTCCTTTTCTCTATTAGCGAGGCAGAAAAAGTTCAGGTAATCTCTAGGATGCGCTTGTTGTCCTGTTTCTCTGATTGCTTCTCCTATCAATCTGTACATCATCTTCATGGTCTCCCTCGTCCAGTGCAGTATATCCTGTACACTTTCGCTCTCTGGTGATCCTTCTGGCCACATTGGTATAACCACGTAGACCGAgaatctctcttgtgccctaatctTGTTTGCCACCTTAAGTGCAATCTCAATTGGAATCAAATTTTTGCATCCACTGTTCTGATCAACCTCCCATAAGCTGCATCCTCCGATAAAATATTGGTTTTCTATGTATATGAATTTGTCGGCTTTTCTGATAGCCTCAACATAAGCGTCGTGGATACTTTTTTCAGTTTTGACCTTAAGTGACAGTGGACTTGCAGAGAAATGATCAATTGACCTGAAAACCTGCACATTCCAGTTCCTGTCGGAGCTGATTGGAGGAGACGATTTGATTATGTTCCCTATGGCGCTTGCTGGGATTAATAAGGAAGGGTCACATTGCTTGGTCCATCTCTGCTCGAAATTTGTAAGCACGTCCCAGGCTGCTTCACCCGTAATACAAGCGTGTGCATCATGCCATGGTTCTCTTGGTCCACCTCTGTGGAGGTTAGCTCCTGGAATATTTGTCTGATAAAAATCATGTGCATGAGAGTCTGTGTTAAGTGTTTTGAATAGGGAGTGTTGCTCAGTATCATAGCGACCGTCACAGAGATCTACACCCCCAATAAAACTCATTATCTCTCTTTTGTTTGGTGCATCTTCTACTCGGGTGTCTACAGAAATAGTCTTTTGGTGATGGCTGAAGAATGTAGGAAACTTATTGTGCAATCTTGGACATAGTTTGCATATCACTCGAGTGTCTCTGAAATATGCCAAAGCATCTTCGTCATGAGTCTTCATCAAGCCTTTGTTCTTGATGTGTGGTAAAGATGATTCATCATTCCAGAGCATTATCCTTACTGCAACATCTTCTTCCGCTTTCTGCTTGAGCAGTTCACCTAATTTCACTCCTTTTGCACGTGGAATTTCTGTGTTGGGATCTCGAACCTGTGAAACATTTGGTTAGTTGTCTACTTTGAAGAGTTGAAGTAACATAGGAGACTGAATTCTTGTGAAATCGTTCGTCTTTGGTAAAAAGGTAATTACCAGCACCATCTTGGGGTTGAAAGACCATCCCGCAATGTATATTAAATGTTTTGCTCCCTCGagagctttgtagacatcttccCATAACTTTCCAGGCAGCTCATGAGAAGATAGCGGTGGTTGGAAAGAGGGAAGATGGTGAGCGTCCTGGTACAATGTTACACTGCAGTTAGAACGCTGTGGGAACGTTGCATTCCGGAGGCCTTTAAAGTTATCGTTATTAAGTAATTTTTCCCAGCTGGGCTCTAAATCTGCCGGCTTGAACCATAAAATGAACTGAAGCCCTAATTTCGGCTTTAGTTTTCCTTCTTCAGAGAGCAACGGAAAGAAGCCATTTATCAAGCTTGCTTGGTTTACTAGCTGGCGCGCCTCAAATTCTATCTTCCCAAGGACAGAGCATTTAGTTTTCATGGTGATTGTTACGGTTGAGTCAATAGGATAAGCACATAAGATTTGGAAGGTCTGGTTCCAGACTCGGTTTCTTTCAAATGTTGTCCTTGCCACTTTATGGTGGCCTATCTTGATCGTCACATATGCTGCCCTCGTACCTGCTGATAAACACTGTCGAGAAGATCAATGGTAAGTCCTTGCGTATTTTATTCAAATATTACACTGTTAACAAAGtcgggattttttttttttttacatttggtTTAACAGCAAATTGCAAAGTTTTCAGTGAGAATGTTCTATGGAAAGTTGCAAAGCTGAACTCCGAAATCTTAGAACTCCACCGTCTCTTGCCACAATACATTCTTACCCAAAATTTGCTCAACGAAGTAATGTTCATTCCCGAAAATTAGTGTTAATACTTACAGTGAAGGGAAAGGATGGCGCAAATGGTGTTGCATGGAAGATGGTGGCTTCCAATGTTCCATGGAAGAACTTGTTTCCGTTCATCTATCTTGAAAGCGGCCTCAGTTTCGTATTTTTTGTTAGAAAGACAAAGAAAGTGACCGATAGGGAAAAGTCGGGTTTAAGGTGACCTGTTGGAAGATGGAGAGTAACTGATCATCATTACTGTGGATATATATAGGCAGGTAAGTTTACCAGTGTTGAAGTATAAGTAACAGATTTCGGGACGAAACTTTTGATGCAATTATAACATTAGCAGTTGGAGAAACTTGTAAAACTATGTTATTTAGTCTTAGAGGCAACCCCTTTTACCTAATCACATGTTTTCCCTTTAAGCTTAAGTCACTAAAATTGGAACATAAACAATGTAGTTTCTCTGGCTGACCAATTTGTGTATAGTTGTTTAAGCTAAAATCTTACGAAGTTATGAAGATTTTGTCAAGTTATGTTCATAGTACGATATGGCTGACCGATTTGTCATTGGAAACTACCGCAATAAACTTGGTTGTTTGTCGTGTCGTTTGCTAATTGTCATTTAGAAACGCTAAGAGATCTACTAAACTTGCTGTTTATTTAGAATTAGGCGTGAGTTACTTGTGTTTATCGAAAGCTGACCTATATTATATTGGACTTTAATGCCCTAATTTGTTGGATTTATTGGATGTGCATTGCTTTGTAGGTGAAGCTGTGAAGATGCTGATGTTTcattttttcgaaaaaaaattggAGTCTCTCATCCATCAAAGGTGATGGTTCAGATTTATGACGCTTGAAGTCGACTCAAAACCATTCTCACAGGAATATAAATTTGGAAACTCTTCTTCTTTGGTAAGGCAACGAGCAATAGTTGCGCGATGGCCACAATATTTGGAGCCAGCCTTCAAAAGCATTCCCAATATGgaagataaacaaatgaatgatAGTTGATACCCAAATATGggataggtaaacaaatgagcgGGACGGAGAAGTATTCTGTAATGTTGAAATCAACCGATGAACTGTTGATAATCATTATCCGATTGATTCAGGATGCCTCTTATGATAGGGGGGTATTACTATGCCACACAGTAATGTGTCTATTGAAAATTTGAAAGTCAGTCTTGGCATTTTGAAGAACTAACAGTCATACCCAATTTTGAACTCAATCAAGTAATCGGAAAAAATCACAGCCAGAGTATAAACTGTGTTGCTAATAGTTCTTTGCGCAATCCCAAAACTAATCAAACTAATTCCGTTTTACATGACAGTTCACAAGGATAAAGGTCCGGCCCATTTTATACTCGATCTCAATCAATAATTAAACGAACCACAACAATTATAAAGTATTGCGACATAGTGCGCTActttaaaacaaaaaaataacataattaaaataaataacaagattACTAGTTAAGGTAGAATTGCAAAAAAACAACATATAAGCCCAATTATCGAATGCAGACCCAAATTTAATTAATCTCTAGACTCGCCGAAGTCATTGACAAAATGTCCCCTTCCAATAAATAATTTTCAAAATACAATAAATCACTCTAAAACAAACATCATATACGTACTACTTCATGATACAATAAATTACTTTAGAAATCTTATAGAAATAAGATATATATATCAAGGGTTGAACCGGATGAAGTTGTCAAAGCGGAGTACTACCACCGTCATCGAATCATCTCAAATGGCGGTTTTTAGGTGAAGATTGACAACCTGAAAAGTTGGATAAAGCGTGCGAGAAATCGAAGTCTAAAATAAGAGTGTCGGGTTCTAATGCTCACTTAAGGATCTGAAAAAGAGTATAAGAGTGTCGGGTTCTAATGCTCACTTAAGGATCTGAAAAGGAGTACGAATACAACTTTGGATATGTTGAGAAAACGGAAGAAAAGGCTCGACGAGAAAAACTTTAGAATTAGTCAAGATTTTAATATGCATATTTTGTTATATATAAATATAACCAGAGCTGATAATCGAGAAGTTTATTGCGAGAATAAATTTATAATAAGAAaaagaataacaacaataataatatcaataatcgtGACAAATTACAAATAAATTTATCAATATTTAATAAATCGTGGCAAAATTTTAATCAATTATAGTAAATGATGTATAATATATTGTGAGAATACATAATACTACGTATAAATCTAAATCTTACGATGCTATGCGGCCTGGTCCATTGTCTAATGAAGTAACATCAATTACATTTTAAAGTTCATTTGTAGAACAACTAGACAAGTTTAATGGGATTAGATAAGGGGCTGTCCATCCTTAGTTGACTAATGTCTTGAAATTAACACAAATACTACAAAGTATGTTATACCCTTACATTATTGGCATGCAAACCTAAATACCTAATagacaaaatctcattgaagacggcacgtatccgtcatttaggagtgacggataccatttcctctcacaaataacccaaatagaggagagaggaaagcacatgggggtgcccccaccttgtccccctatccgttttgtgactgacattacccgtcacttgctccgacccgtcttcaacaAGACTTATTGTACCTAATAATCAGTAAATTTCAAAACATGCATAACTTATCTTAGACATGCATGGTGTATTTAGCTTCATCACGTAAAATCACGATCGGTTAGCAGGCCGGTAACACAAATCCCATGCAATAAGTAAACATGAGAGAGTTGCCGGCGGAGGAAGGCGCATCCTCCAACTAGCTCCGCCGGAAAGTAGACTCGGCAGTAGGAAGGTCATTGGGGTGGACAAGCACGGTGACCGCCCCCTTGGTGGGACCCTCACCGAATAGCTGAAGCCTGAATCGAC
Protein-coding sequences here:
- the LOC141622809 gene encoding uncharacterized protein LOC141622809 isoform X1 gives rise to the protein MEEGPKLYVNKPKKAAQMKQVKGIDAQSSSSSAAAISSYYSSGSSSNGSGGGVSKPPEVPKESFAKRYKYIWPLLLTVNLAIGAYFFMRTRKKDGGIEEGHTNASPGSDMATSVTPPNSISVTEDMPVGPVAQHARVLKPIPEQQQRELFKWMLEEKRKIKTNDPVEKKRIDEEKAILKQFIRAKSIPSF
- the LOC141622809 gene encoding uncharacterized protein LOC141622809 isoform X2 encodes the protein MEEGPKLYVNKPKKAQMKQVKGIDAQSSSSSAAAISSYYSSGSSSNGSGGGVSKPPEVPKESFAKRYKYIWPLLLTVNLAIGAYFFMRTRKKDGGIEEGHTNASPGSDMATSVTPPNSISVTEDMPVGPVAQHARVLKPIPEQQQRELFKWMLEEKRKIKTNDPVEKKRIDEEKAILKQFIRAKSIPSF
- the LOC141622809 gene encoding uncharacterized protein LOC141622809 isoform X3 — protein: MKQVKGIDAQSSSSSAAAISSYYSSGSSSNGSGGGVSKPPEVPKESFAKRYKYIWPLLLTVNLAIGAYFFMRTRKKDGGIEEGHTNASPGSDMATSVTPPNSISVTEDMPVGPVAQHARVLKPIPEQQQRELFKWMLEEKRKIKTNDPVEKKRIDEEKAILKQFIRAKSIPSF
- the LOC141622808 gene encoding phospholipase D alpha 4, whose translation is MNGNKFFHGTLEATIFHATPFAPSFPFTCLSAGTRAAYVTIKIGHHKVARTTFERNRVWNQTFQILCAYPIDSTVTITMKTKCSVLGKIEFEARQLVNQASLINGFFPLLSEEGKLKPKLGLQFILWFKPADLEPSWEKLLNNDNFKGLRNATFPQRSNCSVTLYQDAHHLPSFQPPLSSHELPGKLWEDVYKALEGAKHLIYIAGWSFNPKMVLVRDPNTEIPRAKGVKLGELLKQKAEEDVAVRIMLWNDESSLPHIKNKGLMKTHDEDALAYFRDTRVICKLCPRLHNKFPTFFSHHQKTISVDTRVEDAPNKREIMSFIGGVDLCDGRYDTEQHSLFKTLNTDSHAHDFYQTNIPGANLHRGGPREPWHDAHACITGEAAWDVLTNFEQRWTKQCDPSLLIPASAIGNIIKSSPPISSDRNWNVQVFRSIDHFSASPLSLKVKTEKSIHDAYVEAIRKADKFIYIENQYFIGGCSLWEVDQNSGCKNLIPIEIALKVANKIRAQERFSVYVVIPMWPEGSPESESVQDILHWTRETMKMMYRLIGEAIRETGQQAHPRDYLNFFCLANREKEGPGEFLPPFSPHPSTLYWSAQKNRRFMVYVHSKIMIVDDKYILTGSANINQRSMDGARDTEIAIGCYQNKTSDESGQKNGGIYAYRMSLWYEHTGRAEKEFEEPHSLECVASIRSIGEQMWKIYSGDEIVDMNDAHLVSYPVTVGDDGCLEDLAGCSNFPDTQALIKGKRSKFLPPIFTT